GTACGGCCTTTATTAAAAAAAGAGTAGAAGATTGGTTTCATTTATAATAAGTTTGAGAAATAAAGGAAATATTCTTTACCACTTGACGTTTTGCCAAAATTTTCGTAAACTAAGAGAGTATGTTCAACACAATTAAATATATAAATAAAACAATGATGGAAAAAAGTAATTTAGCCCTTTCTAAAAAGAGAGTCGGTGCCGATGGCTGGAAGTATCGATTAGAGAAGTTAAATGAAAATTTCAATTCCTGAGTTGACTTTGGGATATTACAATAAGCATTAAATTTAGTGCTTTGTAGTGAAAAAAGTTCCGGCTTTTGCCGTTATCTAAATGAAGTGCAATTCTAGGTATAATAGAATTGAACAAGGGTGGTACCGCGATTTCAGACCTCGTCCCTTTTATGGGGAACGAGGTCTTTTTGTCGTTCTCAAAAATAAAATATGAACTAAAGGAGTAGAGAACATGGAGTTAAAAGCAAAAATTGATGCGTTAAAAGAAGAAGCTTTAGCAAAAATTAAGGCTTCTGAGAATTTAGATAGTTTAAATCAAGTCCGCGTTGCATATTTAGGAAAAAAGGGTCCCTTAACAGAGGTACTTAGAGGGATGAAAGATTTATCAGCTGAGGAACGTCCGAAAATTGGGGCTTTAGCCAATGTTGTTCGTGACGAAATCACGACTATGCTAGAAGAGAAAAAAGCATTGTTAGAGATGGAAAAAATTAATCAAGCTTTAGCAGCTGAAACAGTTGATGTGACTTTGCCAGGTAACCATGTTGGGGTGGGACAACCGCATGTGTTGACTCAGATAATCGAAGAAATCGAAGACTTGTTTATTGGTATGGGTTATTCAATTATTGAAGGTCCTGAAGTTGAAGAGGAGCGTTACAATTTTGAAATGATGAATTTACCAAAGGATCATCCAGCACGTGATATGCAAGATACTTTTTATATTACGGAAGAGGTGTTGTTACGTACCCATACTTCACCAGTTCAAGCTAGAACGATGGAAAAACATGATTTTTCTAAAGGACCACTACGAATGATTAGTCCAGGACGTGTCTATCGCCGAGATAGCGATGATGCAACTCACTCACATCAGTTCCATCAAATTGAAGGATTAGTGGTTGATGAACAGATTACAATGGGCGATTTAAAAGGAACATTAGAGTTATTTGCTAAGCATCTTTTTGGTGCAGAGCGTGAAATTCGTTTACGTCCTAGTTATTTCCCGTTTACTGAGCCTTCAGTAGAAGTGGATGTTAGTTGCTTTAAATGTGGTGGAGCAGGATGTAATGTCTGCAAACATACAGGTTGGATTGAAATTTTAGGTGCTGGGATTGTTCATCCAAATGTCTTAGAAATGGCTGGTATTGATGCAGCGAAATATAGTGGATTTGCCTTTGGATTAGGACCAGATCGCGTAGCTATGTTGAAATACGGAATTGATGATATTCGTCATTTCTATCAAAACGATGTCAGATTCTTAAATCAATTCAAGGTAAAGGAGTAGACGAAAATGAATGTATCTTATCAATGGTTAAAAGAATATTTAAATTTAGATGAAATCACACCAGATGCGTTAGCAGATAAAATGTCTCGGACTGGAATTGAGGTTGAGGATGTTTTTTATGGCGAAACAGGTTTGAAAAAAATTGTTGTCGGTCATACTTTATCTGTTGTTGACCATCCAGACTCAGATCACTTGCATATTTGTCAAGTGGATATTGGAGAAGGGGAACCAACACAAATTGTCTGTGGCGCACCAAATATTGCGACAGGTCAAAAAGTAATCGTGGCATTACCAGGCGCTAGAATTGTTGGAAATGCTAAAATTAAAAAAAGTAAAATGCGTGGTGAAGTTTCAAATGGAATGATTTGTTCGTTACAAGAATTAGCTTTTTCTGAAAATGTTGTTCCTAAAAAATATGCAGAAGGCATTTATATTTTACCTGAAGATGCGATTCCAGGAGAGAGTGTTTTTCCAATTTTAGCAATGGACGATGCGATTTTAGATTTATCCATTACTCCAAACCGAGCAGATGCTTTAAGTATGCGAGGAGTCGCTTATGAAGTTGGTGCTATTTACAATCAAAAACCAGAATTTAAAGACTTTGCTTTAAATGAAGCAGCAGATGATACAATTGAAAATTATTTAACTGTTGATGTATTAGCTAAAGAAGATGCACCGATTTATACAATTCGAGTCATTAAAGATGTGAAGATTGCAGAAAGCCCTATGTGGTTGCAAACAAAATTAATGAATGCTGGAATTCGCCCAATTAATAATGTTGTTGACGTTACGAATTATATTTTATTAGAATATGGCCAACCTTTACATGCGTTTGATTATGATCGTTTAGGTTCAAAAGAGATTGTTGTTCGTCGTGGAAACACTGGGGAAGAATTAGTTACTTTAGATGATAAAAAGCAAGAATTAACAAATGAAATGATTGTGATTACAAATGGTGAAAAACCAGTAGCATTAGCTGGAGTTATGGGTGGATTAGATTCTGAAATAATCGACCAAACGGTAACTGTTGCTTTAGAATCAGCTGTTTTCGAACCCATTTCAATTCGTAAAACGGCTAAAGCATTAAATTTACGCAGTGAATCAAGCTCGCGTTTTGAAAAAGGGATTAATAAAGCTACTGTAATAGAAGCATCTAAACATGCAGCTAGTTTAATTGCTGAATTAACAGGTGGGACAGTGGTTTCAGGCGTAGCGTCAAAAGGCGAATTAAAAGCAATTGATGTTGCATTAAACATTACTCTAGAAAGAATTAATGGTTCATTAGGGACAGATATTACTAGTTCTGAAGTTGTGGCGATATTCCAACGTTTAGGCTTTGGAGTGAACCATGCAGACGGGTTGTTTGAAGTTGTGATTCCCCCACGTCGTTGGGATATTTCAATCGAGGCTGATTTGATAGAAGAAGTAGCTCGAATTTATGGGTACAATAATCTTCCTTCAACGTTACCAAAAGGGCGCACAACTGCAAGTAGCCTTAGTCC
This Carnobacterium maltaromaticum DSM 20342 DNA region includes the following protein-coding sequences:
- the pheS gene encoding phenylalanine--tRNA ligase subunit alpha, giving the protein MELKAKIDALKEEALAKIKASENLDSLNQVRVAYLGKKGPLTEVLRGMKDLSAEERPKIGALANVVRDEITTMLEEKKALLEMEKINQALAAETVDVTLPGNHVGVGQPHVLTQIIEEIEDLFIGMGYSIIEGPEVEEERYNFEMMNLPKDHPARDMQDTFYITEEVLLRTHTSPVQARTMEKHDFSKGPLRMISPGRVYRRDSDDATHSHQFHQIEGLVVDEQITMGDLKGTLELFAKHLFGAEREIRLRPSYFPFTEPSVEVDVSCFKCGGAGCNVCKHTGWIEILGAGIVHPNVLEMAGIDAAKYSGFAFGLGPDRVAMLKYGIDDIRHFYQNDVRFLNQFKVKE
- the pheT gene encoding phenylalanine--tRNA ligase subunit beta codes for the protein MNVSYQWLKEYLNLDEITPDALADKMSRTGIEVEDVFYGETGLKKIVVGHTLSVVDHPDSDHLHICQVDIGEGEPTQIVCGAPNIATGQKVIVALPGARIVGNAKIKKSKMRGEVSNGMICSLQELAFSENVVPKKYAEGIYILPEDAIPGESVFPILAMDDAILDLSITPNRADALSMRGVAYEVGAIYNQKPEFKDFALNEAADDTIENYLTVDVLAKEDAPIYTIRVIKDVKIAESPMWLQTKLMNAGIRPINNVVDVTNYILLEYGQPLHAFDYDRLGSKEIVVRRGNTGEELVTLDDKKQELTNEMIVITNGEKPVALAGVMGGLDSEIIDQTVTVALESAVFEPISIRKTAKALNLRSESSSRFEKGINKATVIEASKHAASLIAELTGGTVVSGVASKGELKAIDVALNITLERINGSLGTDITSSEVVAIFQRLGFGVNHADGLFEVVIPPRRWDISIEADLIEEVARIYGYNNLPSTLPKGRTTASSLSPKQRLVRHTRHYLEGAGLSQAISYVLTTTEKAQQFMLQESQPTLLDLPMTEDRSTLRMNLLSGLLDDVHYNIARKNQDVALYEVGRVFYHEEGRVLPIEEEHLAGVLTGLQVNNDWHGNGKPVDFFFLKGIIEGLLDTYGFTADISYQADQNRDGMHPGRTATILVGETEIGYLGQIHPLRAKEYDLKDTYGFEINLQKVLDSEKKPTIYQTIPKYPGMTRDIALLVDEAVTNQEITQLIEAKGGKYLADVHLFDIYNGDKIEAGKKSMAYKLSYLNPEATLVEEEVTLAFDKVQKALVETFHVVVR